The genomic stretch CTCTCCGTCTGATTGGAGGGCAAATCCATTTATCCCAACCCCCACCAGCAATATTGCAAGTAGTCGCTTCATAATATGATTATCCGTTTAGGCGCTTATTATTCAGCGTATTCGATGATTATAAATTTTTCTGAATTGGTCTCTTGGTTAACCATGCGGATTCGAAGTTCATGGATAGTGCTACCCGATTCCTCAGCATCATCATCGTCATCTGGGTCATCTGGAATATCGTCGTCGTTGGTCTCTTCAACATTAACCGATCCATCAGAATTTGAGGTGGCAGTTTCATCCTGTCCAACATTCTGAACGGTTCCACTAATGAGATTCTCTATCTCAACCACACCTGCAACCACGATGAAGATGTCCCCATTTTCATCACTCTCAACCCACCATTCTGTTCCTTTTACGGAAGCAACTGATGTGGGAGTAGCAATTCTAAACTCGCCTTTCTGCTTGTTCACAGAGGCTTTAACAGTTCCATAATCCAGGGAAATAGTTTTGGAGATTTTGCCTCGCTCTACAGCGGCCAAAATTTCCATTTCGGAGTTCGCTTTAACCTTCAGCTGACTCTTGTCGTCAAGAAAGAATATTGCCACAAATCCGTCATCTCCAGTTTTGATCCAGTCATTATTCTTTAGCTG from Candidatus Neomarinimicrobiota bacterium encodes the following:
- a CDS encoding FecR domain-containing protein, with the translated sequence MKTILKVSLITILLALVSMTAVAQEPIGVIAKSSGTTFHKKFNADDYSPSAIMGTQLKNNDWIKTGDDGFVAIFFLDDKSQLKVKANSEMEILAAVERGKISKTISLDYGTVKASVNKQKGEFRIATPTSVASVKGTEWWVESDENGDIFIVVAGVVEIENLISGTVQNVGQDETATSNSDGSVNVEETNDDDIPDDPDDDDDAEESGSTIHELRIRMVNQETNSEKFIIIEYAE